In Paraburkholderia sprentiae WSM5005, a genomic segment contains:
- a CDS encoding LysR family transcriptional regulator produces MKAIASRKRTANTKVDVLPAADTPSILDPRWLVFVRVADLGSLSKAAIALDVPHSLVSRNIALLEQQCGERLFRRMGRGVVLTEFGEYVLPRVAHLAHEADALTDDIRSARGQPNGEVLVGLPSAVDQLAGPLFASVKNELPGVRLHLVEGASAQLEEQLRDGRLDMAVVLRDDEASIKDAHVLAKVPLNLVGRREDTLVGKKDFPLAGLSGLPLVVPGRPRPLRGRLDRLAVEHSVTLQVAVEVDSVRLQYEIVAAGGGYTIASVLPGRLDPRLASSRIVSPVLERFVVLTDTPRRPHTRATRAVRRLIERLAAFA; encoded by the coding sequence ATGAAAGCGATCGCAAGCAGAAAGCGCACCGCGAACACGAAGGTCGACGTTCTGCCCGCTGCCGATACGCCGTCCATTCTCGACCCGCGATGGCTGGTGTTCGTGCGCGTGGCGGACCTCGGGAGCCTTAGCAAGGCCGCCATCGCGCTCGACGTGCCGCACTCGTTAGTCAGCCGAAACATTGCTCTGCTCGAGCAGCAATGTGGTGAACGGCTCTTTCGACGCATGGGCCGCGGCGTCGTTCTCACGGAGTTCGGCGAATATGTGCTGCCGCGTGTCGCGCATCTCGCTCATGAGGCGGACGCGCTTACCGACGACATCCGCAGCGCGCGCGGCCAGCCGAATGGCGAAGTGCTGGTCGGATTGCCGTCGGCGGTCGATCAGCTTGCCGGTCCGCTGTTCGCGTCCGTAAAGAACGAGTTGCCGGGCGTCAGGCTTCATCTTGTGGAAGGCGCAAGCGCGCAGCTTGAAGAGCAGCTTCGCGATGGCCGTCTCGACATGGCGGTGGTACTGCGCGACGATGAAGCGAGCATCAAGGACGCTCACGTGCTCGCCAAAGTGCCGTTAAATCTCGTGGGCCGCCGCGAAGACACGCTAGTCGGCAAGAAGGACTTTCCGCTCGCCGGACTTTCCGGCCTGCCGCTCGTCGTACCGGGCCGTCCGCGTCCGCTACGCGGGCGTCTCGATCGGCTGGCTGTCGAACATTCGGTGACGCTGCAAGTCGCCGTCGAAGTCGATTCAGTGCGCTTGCAGTATGAAATCGTCGCAGCCGGCGGAGGCTATACAATCGCATCGGTATTGCCGGGGCGGCTCGATCCGCGCCTCGCGTCGTCGCGCATCGTCAGTCCCGTGCTCGAACGGTTCGTCGTGCTGACGGACACGCCACGCCGTCCACATACGCGCGCCACGCGCGCGGTTCGACGTCTGATCGAACGCCTCGCTGCATTTGCATAG
- a CDS encoding LysR family transcriptional regulator, whose protein sequence is MRFNKLDLNLLVALDALLTEEGISRAAEKIHLSQSAMSNALARLREYFDDELLVQVGRKMELTSRAEGLKDAVRDILVRVDATVAAQPQFVPSQSNRLFRLLVSDYTMMTLMPHVLELAYRQAPGVRFDLRPQVSNPQRVLERGEADLLIIPKDFCSTEHPSEMLFEESFCCVLWNQSNLVGDDMTAERYMAAGHVVVHPGDGIALADWFMQRLGMLRRVEASTFSFLSPAHLVVGTHRIATMHTRLARQAARSLPITTRVMPVTMPKMQQCVQWHKHRTSDQGIAWARSLLKEAVLAMDSASDAAA, encoded by the coding sequence ATGCGCTTTAACAAGCTCGATCTGAATCTGCTCGTGGCACTGGATGCGTTACTGACCGAGGAAGGGATCAGCCGCGCGGCCGAGAAAATACATCTGAGCCAGTCTGCGATGAGCAACGCGCTGGCGCGGCTGCGCGAATATTTCGACGACGAGTTGCTCGTCCAGGTCGGCCGCAAGATGGAGTTGACCTCACGCGCCGAAGGGCTGAAAGACGCCGTGCGCGATATTCTCGTTCGCGTCGACGCGACAGTGGCCGCGCAACCGCAGTTCGTGCCGTCGCAGTCGAACCGGCTGTTCCGGCTGCTCGTATCCGACTACACGATGATGACGCTGATGCCGCACGTACTCGAGCTTGCGTATCGGCAGGCACCCGGCGTGCGCTTCGATTTACGGCCGCAGGTCTCGAACCCGCAACGTGTGCTGGAGCGCGGCGAAGCGGACCTGCTGATCATCCCCAAGGACTTCTGCTCGACGGAACATCCGTCGGAAATGTTGTTTGAAGAATCGTTTTGCTGCGTGCTGTGGAATCAAAGCAATCTGGTGGGCGACGACATGACAGCCGAACGCTATATGGCGGCCGGTCACGTGGTGGTCCATCCCGGCGACGGCATTGCGCTCGCAGACTGGTTCATGCAACGCCTCGGCATGCTACGGCGTGTCGAGGCGAGCACGTTCAGCTTTCTGTCGCCGGCGCACCTCGTGGTCGGCACGCACCGTATCGCGACCATGCATACCCGCCTCGCACGACAGGCCGCGCGCTCGTTGCCGATTACGACGCGCGTTATGCCGGTCACGATGCCGAAGATGCAGCAATGCGTTCAATGGCACAAACATCGCACGTCGGATCAGGGCATCGCGTGGGCGCGCTCGCTTCTGAAAGAGGCGGTTCTCGCGATGGACAGCGCGTCGGACGCGGCGGCATGA
- a CDS encoding SphA family protein, with protein sequence MMFAALGSKNACALESGVSPYPAGAVGTNIAEMPPIPGLFALEQFSYSFSNGLYGNNGEKLPVPFHSSAFSATTRLLASYPFTVLGAHVYSQLVLPVVSLHTNIAGQQGTQNGLSNVTLSPVIMSWGLARNLTFTSGFDIAFETGSYSPSKPSVAVGYTSLQPVVSLRYNAPNGIDLGVANRLMINRENGATGYRSGTAYVGEFAAGWNLGKWKLGLVGAYLNQFTDDRHNGSVIGDNRAKTLGLGPSIVYDAGKFNINLNYQQGIYAANTSKSNAVWLNVAIPLWAKPPGPATGH encoded by the coding sequence ATGATGTTTGCGGCGCTCGGATCGAAGAACGCCTGTGCCCTGGAAAGCGGGGTTTCTCCCTATCCGGCAGGCGCGGTGGGCACCAACATCGCGGAGATGCCGCCGATACCCGGATTGTTCGCTCTGGAGCAATTCAGTTACAGCTTTTCGAATGGGCTTTACGGCAACAACGGCGAGAAGCTGCCGGTGCCATTTCATTCGTCGGCGTTTTCGGCGACCACGCGTTTGCTCGCCTCGTATCCGTTCACGGTGCTAGGCGCCCATGTGTATTCACAACTCGTGTTGCCGGTCGTGTCGCTGCATACGAACATCGCCGGACAGCAAGGCACGCAGAACGGACTGTCCAACGTCACGCTGTCTCCGGTCATCATGAGCTGGGGCCTCGCGCGGAATCTGACTTTCACCAGCGGCTTCGACATTGCATTCGAGACGGGTTCGTATAGCCCGTCGAAACCGAGCGTGGCCGTGGGCTATACGTCGCTTCAACCGGTCGTCTCGCTGCGTTACAACGCGCCCAACGGTATCGACCTGGGCGTCGCCAACCGCCTGATGATCAACCGTGAAAACGGCGCGACAGGCTACCGGTCTGGCACGGCCTACGTCGGCGAATTCGCGGCCGGATGGAACCTCGGCAAATGGAAGCTGGGCCTTGTGGGCGCGTACCTGAACCAGTTCACGGACGACCGGCACAACGGGTCGGTAATTGGCGACAACCGGGCAAAGACGCTCGGGCTTGGACCGTCGATCGTCTACGACGCGGGCAAATTCAATATCAACCTCAACTATCAGCAGGGCATTTACGCGGCCAACACCTCGAAGAGCAACGCGGTCTGGCTGAACGTCGCGATTCCGTTGTGGGCGAAACCGCCGGGACCTGCTACGGGCCACTAA
- a CDS encoding alpha/beta hydrolase family protein → MFRYFPTNYVWNLSVDLAIEMGARIGEIEAMCAPLQEAAKQADAEGTRAFRQVWSSMADRLCDLANEDEARGRLLSAGEKLRRAAIYLITCERLQAHGAPARVDLYRRSLDTFAKGVKLLAEDCERVTIPYGNGHLSGLLVKAKDAGARSPLLVQVNGLDSTKEMKYLVGLPAWLAARGVSSLIVDQPGTGEALRLDGLHAVYNSEVWASRIVDWLETRDDIDHKRIGMEGVSLGGYYCPRAVAFEPRFACGVVWGANHDWRDVQKRRLQREGNFPVPHYWDHVRWVWGAKDVEEFMEIAENVHLDGVLDRIKVPFLVTHGEKDSQIPVAWAHRTYEQLVNSPKRELKVFTDREGGVQHSSFDNSINAGHYIADWVAETLGGRTAL, encoded by the coding sequence ATGTTTCGTTATTTCCCCACGAATTACGTCTGGAACCTGTCCGTCGATCTCGCGATCGAGATGGGCGCGCGCATCGGTGAGATAGAGGCAATGTGCGCGCCTTTGCAGGAGGCCGCGAAGCAGGCCGACGCGGAAGGTACCCGCGCATTCAGGCAAGTATGGTCGAGCATGGCCGATCGCCTGTGCGATCTCGCGAACGAGGACGAAGCGCGCGGCCGGCTGCTGTCGGCCGGGGAAAAGCTCAGGCGCGCCGCTATCTACCTGATTACCTGCGAACGGCTGCAGGCGCACGGCGCCCCGGCACGCGTCGATCTGTACCGGCGTTCGCTCGATACGTTCGCGAAGGGCGTCAAGCTGCTCGCAGAGGACTGCGAACGCGTGACGATTCCATACGGCAACGGCCACCTGTCCGGCTTGCTGGTGAAGGCGAAGGACGCGGGCGCACGCAGCCCGTTGCTCGTGCAAGTGAACGGGCTCGACTCCACGAAGGAAATGAAATACCTCGTCGGATTGCCGGCTTGGCTGGCGGCACGCGGCGTGTCGTCGTTGATCGTGGATCAGCCGGGCACCGGCGAAGCGCTGCGGCTCGACGGCCTGCATGCCGTGTACAACTCGGAAGTGTGGGCGAGCCGGATCGTGGACTGGCTGGAGACGCGCGACGACATCGATCACAAGCGCATCGGCATGGAAGGCGTCTCGCTCGGCGGCTATTACTGTCCGCGTGCAGTGGCTTTCGAGCCGCGCTTCGCGTGCGGTGTGGTCTGGGGCGCAAATCACGACTGGCGCGACGTGCAGAAAAGACGCCTGCAGCGCGAAGGCAATTTCCCGGTTCCGCACTACTGGGATCACGTCCGTTGGGTGTGGGGCGCGAAGGACGTCGAGGAATTCATGGAGATCGCGGAGAACGTTCATCTCGACGGCGTGCTAGATCGCATCAAGGTGCCGTTTCTCGTGACGCACGGCGAGAAGGATTCGCAGATTCCCGTAGCCTGGGCGCACCGCACTTATGAGCAGCTCGTCAACAGTCCGAAGCGTGAGCTGAAGGTATTTACCGACCGCGAAGGCGGCGTTCAACACTCCAGCTTCGACAATTCGATCAACGCAGGCCACTACATCGCCGACTGGGTGGCCGAAACCCTGGGCGGCCGTACCGCTCTCTGA
- a CDS encoding VOC family protein, translating into MNIIGPDTLVFGVDDVASCNQYLLDYGLVPVRAGEAGGRFEALDGTAIEITRADDPALPPALATGSMLRKTTYGVADAATLHAIAAELQRDREVRQLADGSIESVDDMGFALGFQITVRRPLALPAESVNAPGAAAQRAPNVVAVTDNADLTPRSLSHVVYFVPDAEKAEAFYVERLHFRCSDRFTGVGPFLRPAGTLDHHTLFMMQTPPFMKGCEHFTFHMGGPTEVLQAGTRFVEKGYQSFWGPGRHRFGSNWFWYFNSPLGCHVEYDADMDLHDDGWSARTAPMGADASQLFLFQHREKWAPGGPPAAPAKAAG; encoded by the coding sequence ATGAATATCATCGGACCCGATACGCTCGTCTTCGGCGTGGACGACGTGGCAAGCTGCAACCAGTACCTGCTCGACTACGGCCTCGTGCCCGTGCGTGCGGGAGAAGCCGGCGGCCGCTTTGAAGCACTCGACGGCACCGCGATCGAAATCACGCGCGCCGACGACCCGGCTTTGCCGCCGGCGCTCGCCACGGGAAGCATGTTGCGCAAGACGACCTATGGCGTGGCCGACGCCGCAACGTTGCACGCGATCGCGGCCGAATTGCAACGGGACCGTGAAGTACGGCAACTCGCGGACGGATCGATCGAATCGGTCGACGACATGGGCTTTGCCCTCGGCTTCCAGATCACGGTGAGACGTCCGCTTGCGCTGCCCGCGGAGTCGGTCAACGCCCCCGGCGCGGCGGCGCAGCGCGCACCGAACGTGGTCGCGGTAACCGACAACGCTGACCTCACGCCTCGCTCGCTTTCGCACGTCGTCTATTTCGTGCCGGACGCTGAGAAGGCGGAAGCGTTCTATGTCGAACGTCTGCACTTTCGCTGTTCGGACCGCTTCACCGGCGTCGGGCCATTCCTGCGTCCGGCCGGCACGCTCGATCATCACACGCTGTTCATGATGCAGACGCCGCCGTTCATGAAGGGCTGCGAGCACTTCACTTTCCACATGGGCGGACCGACCGAGGTGCTGCAAGCCGGCACTCGCTTTGTCGAGAAGGGCTATCAGTCGTTCTGGGGGCCGGGGCGTCACCGGTTCGGATCTAACTGGTTCTGGTACTTCAACAGCCCGTTGGGTTGCCACGTCGAGTACGACGCGGATATGGACCTTCACGACGATGGCTGGTCCGCGCGAACCGCGCCGATGGGCGCTGACGCTTCGCAGTTGTTCCTGTTCCAGCATCGCGAGAAATGGGCGCCAGGCGGACCGCCCGCCGCGCCGGCGAAGGCCGCCGGCTAG
- a CDS encoding Rieske (2Fe-2S) protein: MSVAALPIRLIAFDELDDPSSRGFDPAGQGRDTLLLVRCDSEVFAYLDACPHYGGTPMAWRKDAYLNGDGTRIVCHAHGAQFDIATGECLVGPCLGQRLTRLDTTVTEDGDVSVFMPPGSASRVGKEGEPEGET, from the coding sequence ATGTCAGTTGCGGCGTTGCCAATCCGTCTGATCGCCTTCGATGAACTCGACGACCCCAGCTCGCGAGGCTTCGACCCCGCGGGGCAGGGGCGCGATACGTTGCTGCTCGTTCGCTGCGACAGTGAAGTGTTTGCGTATCTGGATGCGTGTCCACACTACGGCGGCACACCGATGGCGTGGCGCAAGGACGCGTACCTGAATGGCGACGGCACACGTATCGTCTGCCACGCGCACGGTGCGCAGTTCGATATTGCGACCGGCGAATGCCTCGTGGGACCGTGTCTGGGCCAACGCTTGACGCGGCTCGACACGACAGTGACGGAAGACGGCGACGTGAGCGTTTTCATGCCGCCTGGTTCTGCATCGCGGGTCGGCAAAGAAGGCGAACCGGAAGGCGAAACATAA
- a CDS encoding FAD-dependent oxidoreductase — protein MTSVRHVLIVGGGFSGMAAAIQCVKQGLKVDLVEIDREWRAYGAGISIGGPTLRALKTIGVVDAVMERGYCGDGVDLFTSGGAPLGQLPTPRVAGPDIPGGGAIMRPVLANILAQATRAAGVQVRLGCTFSHIVQRDDGVDVTLTDGAQATYDLVIGADGLYSKVRQAVFPDAPQPRYTGQGIWRAVVPRPAEIVCATMWMGHKVKAGVNPVSHDEMYVFVTEDRPTNERLDPECWPDMLRDLLTPFSAPLVQSIRDQIGPQSTVIYRPLERLLVPQPWFAGRVVLIGDAVHATTPHMAAGAGIGVEDGIVLAEELGRGPTLEAALLAFQARRWERCRIVVENSGRLGEIEICGGDKAEHAQIMRETLTSLVQPI, from the coding sequence ATGACTTCCGTTCGGCATGTCCTCATAGTCGGAGGCGGCTTTTCCGGCATGGCCGCCGCGATTCAATGCGTAAAGCAGGGGCTGAAGGTCGATCTCGTGGAGATCGACCGCGAGTGGCGCGCGTATGGCGCCGGCATCAGCATTGGCGGCCCGACGCTGCGCGCATTGAAGACGATCGGCGTCGTGGATGCGGTGATGGAGCGCGGCTACTGCGGCGACGGCGTCGATCTCTTCACATCGGGCGGCGCGCCGCTGGGACAACTGCCGACGCCTCGCGTAGCCGGTCCCGACATTCCGGGCGGCGGCGCGATCATGCGGCCGGTGCTGGCCAACATTCTTGCGCAGGCGACCCGGGCAGCCGGCGTGCAGGTGCGCCTCGGCTGCACGTTCTCGCACATCGTGCAACGCGACGACGGCGTCGACGTGACGCTGACCGACGGCGCGCAGGCCACGTATGACCTCGTGATCGGCGCCGATGGCCTCTACTCGAAAGTGCGGCAAGCAGTATTTCCCGATGCGCCTCAGCCGCGCTACACCGGCCAGGGCATCTGGCGTGCGGTCGTGCCGCGGCCGGCGGAAATCGTCTGCGCGACCATGTGGATGGGACATAAGGTCAAGGCCGGCGTGAATCCCGTTTCGCACGACGAGATGTACGTCTTCGTCACCGAGGATCGTCCGACCAACGAGCGCCTCGACCCGGAGTGCTGGCCTGACATGCTGCGCGATCTGCTGACGCCTTTCAGCGCACCGCTCGTGCAGTCGATTCGTGACCAGATCGGGCCGCAGTCGACGGTCATCTACCGGCCGCTGGAACGGCTGCTCGTGCCGCAACCCTGGTTTGCTGGACGCGTGGTGCTCATCGGCGACGCGGTGCATGCCACGACGCCACATATGGCTGCCGGAGCGGGCATCGGCGTCGAGGACGGCATCGTGCTCGCCGAGGAACTGGGCCGAGGCCCGACGCTCGAAGCGGCTTTGCTCGCCTTCCAGGCGCGCCGTTGGGAACGCTGCCGCATCGTCGTCGAGAACTCAGGCCGGCTTGGCGAGATCGAGATCTGCGGAGGTGACAAGGCGGAACACGCCCAGATCATGCGCGAGACGCTGACGAGCCTCGTTCAACCAATTTGA
- a CDS encoding MFS transporter codes for MVENIAADAARQPAVQSGAHAATQYGGAGVLALLVAHCAGMVDLVALPVWVGTLIGDYHLDPQQAGSLATLFLVGAVASSVFLSPRLNRLRARFIVPAGFAITAVAFAVAAAIDRYELMAGLHVVAGLAVGSSLSVTHGTIGRSRSPHRLFAIAGLSLGCFAIAFLGITPGLIAAHGGRALFEVFAGVMGVAALVSAAAFPATRARGIGATNSESRLERAVWFGMIGVACMGLTQAMVFAFVQRIGLDRGFGFPAVTSVLIALGLVNLIPAPLAGFLESRLPGVRVVQCGALAQAVIAVTVTQSSAFAPYAASVSVFAAAMIFTHTFAFGMLARLDGTGRAVAATPAMLMTGAAVGPILGGTLVKLSGYGSLGVAAVAIAAIAIFCFSRLAPRTCIAGISE; via the coding sequence ATGGTAGAGAACATCGCAGCGGATGCCGCGCGACAACCGGCCGTGCAGTCCGGCGCGCACGCAGCCACGCAGTACGGCGGAGCCGGCGTGCTGGCGCTGCTCGTCGCGCATTGCGCCGGCATGGTGGATCTCGTCGCGCTGCCGGTCTGGGTCGGCACGCTGATCGGCGACTATCACCTCGATCCACAGCAGGCCGGTTCGCTGGCCACGCTGTTTCTGGTCGGCGCGGTCGCGAGCAGCGTTTTCCTGTCGCCGCGTTTGAACCGCTTGCGGGCGCGCTTCATTGTGCCGGCCGGCTTCGCTATCACGGCCGTTGCATTCGCGGTAGCCGCGGCGATCGATCGCTATGAGTTGATGGCGGGTCTGCATGTCGTGGCCGGGCTTGCTGTCGGCAGCAGTCTGAGTGTGACGCATGGAACCATTGGCCGCAGCCGGAGCCCCCACAGACTGTTTGCGATTGCCGGCTTGTCGCTGGGATGTTTCGCGATCGCGTTTCTCGGCATCACGCCGGGATTGATTGCGGCCCACGGCGGGCGCGCGCTTTTCGAGGTGTTCGCCGGCGTGATGGGCGTCGCCGCGCTGGTGTCGGCGGCAGCATTTCCGGCCACCCGTGCGCGCGGTATCGGCGCGACGAACAGCGAGTCGCGGCTCGAACGCGCGGTCTGGTTCGGCATGATCGGCGTCGCCTGCATGGGACTGACGCAGGCCATGGTGTTCGCCTTCGTGCAGCGCATCGGGCTTGATCGCGGCTTCGGTTTCCCCGCTGTCACGAGTGTTCTCATCGCGCTCGGTCTGGTCAATCTGATCCCTGCGCCGCTCGCGGGCTTTCTCGAATCGCGCTTGCCCGGCGTGCGAGTCGTGCAGTGCGGGGCGCTGGCGCAAGCCGTCATCGCGGTGACGGTCACGCAGAGTTCCGCGTTCGCACCGTATGCGGCTTCGGTTTCGGTCTTTGCTGCGGCGATGATTTTCACCCACACCTTCGCGTTCGGCATGCTCGCGCGCCTCGACGGAACCGGCCGTGCGGTGGCGGCGACGCCGGCGATGCTGATGACGGGTGCCGCCGTCGGCCCGATTCTTGGCGGCACGCTCGTCAAGCTTTCCGGTTACGGCAGTCTCGGCGTGGCGGCGGTGGCGATTGCCGCAATCGCGATTTTCTGCTTTTCACGGCTTGCTCCTCGTACATGCATTGCGGGAATCTCCGAATGA
- a CDS encoding cyclase family protein → MKPNRRFIDLSIYLENDVLSDPPPLAPKITYQKHADTIGEFMAMLPGTKVDDFPDGQAAAAEWVTLTTHSGTHLDAPWHFHSTMDASLGDPKASTTIDQVPLEWCFQPGVKLDFRHFPDGYVATAADVERELARIGHELEPLDIVVVNTRAGSRYGHGDYVNAGCGMGYEATMYLLERGVRLTGTDAWSWDAPFSYTAKKIAETGDTSLIWEGHKAGRDIGYCHLEKLHNLEALPPHGFTISCFPHKIRSASAGWTRAVAIFDEVPA, encoded by the coding sequence ATGAAACCGAATCGACGCTTTATCGATCTCTCGATCTACCTTGAAAACGATGTGCTCTCCGATCCGCCGCCGCTCGCGCCGAAAATCACCTATCAGAAGCATGCCGACACGATAGGTGAATTCATGGCCATGCTGCCGGGAACGAAGGTCGACGACTTTCCCGACGGCCAAGCGGCCGCCGCCGAATGGGTCACGTTGACGACGCATAGCGGCACGCACCTCGACGCGCCCTGGCATTTCCATTCCACGATGGACGCGAGCCTCGGCGACCCGAAGGCTTCGACCACGATCGACCAGGTTCCGCTCGAATGGTGTTTTCAGCCCGGCGTGAAGCTCGACTTCCGTCACTTCCCAGACGGCTATGTCGCGACGGCTGCGGACGTCGAGCGAGAACTTGCGCGGATTGGCCATGAACTGGAACCGCTCGACATCGTCGTCGTGAATACACGCGCCGGTTCGCGCTATGGACATGGCGATTACGTCAATGCCGGTTGCGGAATGGGCTACGAGGCCACCATGTATCTGCTGGAGCGCGGCGTGCGGCTCACCGGGACCGACGCATGGAGCTGGGATGCGCCTTTCTCCTACACCGCGAAGAAGATCGCCGAGACCGGCGACACCTCGCTGATCTGGGAAGGCCATAAGGCCGGGCGCGACATCGGCTATTGCCATCTCGAGAAGCTGCACAACCTCGAAGCGCTGCCGCCGCATGGCTTCACGATCAGTTGCTTTCCGCACAAGATCCGCAGCGCGTCGGCCGGCTGGACGCGTGCCGTTGCGATATTCGACGAGGTGCCGGCATGA
- a CDS encoding cupin domain-containing protein → MMPPIRRIVTGHDSRGRAIVASDGPLPSVVEIKAIPGTVFHEVWSTAGSPPWVDNGPDPTAGPLMLPPPEQGTRFRFVDIPPDTQDFLAQGASKMQAAFSETGDANVSTVQSDSPHPLMHRTESIDYGVVIEGEMTLILDEGEVALAPGSVVIQRGTNHAWANRSNRVCRMLFVLIDGTYDSAIAAALNTSMETETR, encoded by the coding sequence ATGATGCCGCCGATTCGCCGGATCGTCACGGGCCACGACTCGCGCGGGCGCGCCATCGTCGCCTCCGATGGTCCATTGCCAAGCGTCGTCGAAATCAAGGCCATTCCAGGCACGGTCTTTCACGAGGTCTGGTCGACGGCAGGCAGCCCGCCCTGGGTGGACAACGGGCCGGACCCGACCGCCGGACCCTTGATGCTGCCGCCGCCGGAACAAGGCACGCGTTTTCGCTTTGTCGACATTCCGCCGGATACGCAGGATTTTCTCGCGCAAGGCGCGTCGAAAATGCAAGCGGCGTTCAGCGAAACGGGCGATGCCAATGTGTCTACGGTGCAGAGCGATTCTCCGCACCCGCTGATGCATCGCACGGAGTCGATCGACTACGGCGTCGTGATCGAGGGCGAAATGACCTTGATTCTTGACGAGGGTGAAGTGGCGCTCGCGCCGGGCAGCGTCGTGATCCAGCGCGGGACCAATCACGCGTGGGCCAACCGCTCGAACCGGGTCTGCCGGATGTTGTTCGTGCTGATCGACGGCACCTATGACAGCGCCATTGCGGCGGCGCTCAACACGTCGATGGAGACCGAAACACGATGA
- a CDS encoding fumarylacetoacetate hydrolase family protein — MKLATLRGHRDGTLLVVSRDLRHAVKATGIADTLLDAIEHWPDVAPRLQTRYEELNDGRVADALAFDPAACSAPLPRSPQWCDGSAFLNHGRLMERAFNTPPIPEFDTVPVMYQGASDDFLGPTEDVPLPDERDGIDFEGEFGVVVDGVPMGVSATDAMKHIRLVVQINDWSLRGFGQREMKSGFGFLQAKPSTSFAPVALTPDELGHQWRDGRVHLRLHVEWNGQWFGHPCGSEMNFGFGELIAHAARTRKLSAGTIIGSGTVSNVDRAAGSACIAERRVIEIVDERQARTAFMRFGDRVNMTARDEDGGAPFGTIDQRVVRAAMAGKGEAQQ; from the coding sequence ATGAAACTGGCCACTTTGCGCGGTCATCGCGACGGCACGCTGCTCGTCGTCTCGCGCGACCTTCGTCATGCCGTGAAGGCAACGGGAATTGCCGACACGCTGCTCGATGCGATCGAGCACTGGCCGGACGTCGCGCCTCGCTTGCAAACGCGTTACGAAGAACTCAATGACGGCCGTGTTGCCGATGCTCTTGCGTTCGATCCTGCCGCCTGCTCCGCGCCGTTGCCGCGCAGTCCGCAATGGTGCGACGGTTCCGCGTTTCTCAATCACGGCCGTTTGATGGAGCGTGCATTCAACACGCCGCCGATTCCCGAATTCGATACCGTGCCAGTCATGTACCAGGGCGCGAGCGACGACTTCCTGGGTCCGACCGAAGACGTGCCGCTGCCGGATGAGCGCGACGGCATCGACTTCGAAGGCGAGTTCGGCGTGGTTGTCGACGGCGTGCCGATGGGCGTGTCGGCGACTGACGCAATGAAGCATATTCGTCTCGTCGTGCAGATCAACGACTGGAGCCTGCGCGGGTTTGGACAGCGCGAAATGAAAAGCGGCTTCGGGTTTCTGCAAGCCAAGCCTTCGACCAGCTTCGCGCCCGTCGCGCTCACGCCCGACGAGCTGGGTCATCAGTGGCGCGATGGTCGCGTGCATCTGCGCTTGCACGTCGAGTGGAACGGACAATGGTTCGGGCACCCGTGCGGAAGCGAGATGAACTTTGGATTTGGCGAACTGATCGCACACGCGGCGCGTACGCGCAAGTTGTCGGCGGGGACGATCATCGGATCGGGCACGGTATCCAACGTTGACCGCGCGGCGGGGTCAGCATGCATCGCGGAGCGCCGCGTGATCGAGATCGTCGATGAGAGGCAGGCGAGGACGGCTTTCATGCGCTTCGGCGACCGGGTCAACATGACAGCGCGCGACGAAGACGGCGGTGCGCCCTTCGGCACGATCGATCAGCGCGTGGTGCGGGCGGCGATGGCCGGCAAAGGCGAGGCGCAACAATGA